The Nitrospirae bacterium CG2_30_53_67 nucleotide sequence CATATGTTCGATCGCGGTCCGGATGTTCCGGGCCCGGTCATCCATATTGCTCCCGAGACCGATGTATACAAGATTCATCTTCGTCTCCTGTTGATCTCCACACCGACGCTTTGGACAGGCGCAGGGATGGGTGGGTGGGGTTTGGTGACGCGGACTTGCACCTCCGCGGGAGAAAATATTTCAAGGAGCATTTCCGCGATCCTTTCCGCAAGGGCTTCGATCAGGCGGCATGGTTCCGATCGGCAGATCTCAAGGACATGATTCACCACGGAGGCATAATCAATGGTATCCTCGATCCTGTCCGTTGAACCGGCCGGGATGCCGTCCATGATCAGTTCAAGGTCCACCCGGAAACGCTGCCCCAATTCCCGTTCCTGCGGCAGGTTCCCGTGGTATCCGTAAAACTCGATCCCGTGGATGATGATTTTGTTACCGCTCATGGTTGATTTCTGCGGCTATCTACAAGGTAGAGATATAACGCAGTAAAGATCTTACGCCGACGCCGGTCGCCCCCCCTGGATTACAGCCCCATCCTTTTTCGTGGAAGGCCGGCCCGGCAATGTCGATGTGGATCCAGGGGGTATCCCCCACAAATTCTTTTAGAAACATTCCCGCCGTAATGGCGCCGCCCCAGCGGTTTCCGATATTCTTCAGGTCCGCCACGCTGCTTTTGAGCTTCTCCTTCATGTCGTCATCAAAGGGAAGCGGCCACATCTGTTCCCCGGCCTCTTTTGCGCTCTTGAGGAATGTGTCGATGAAGGTTTGATCATTTCCCATCACACCCGATGTATACTCTCCGAGCGCCACCACGCAGGCGCCGGTCAGGGTCGCGAGATCGATCATCTGATCGGGCTTGAGTTTGACGGCGTAGCTCAGCGCATCGGCCAGGGTCAACCGCCCTTCGGCGTCCGTGTTCAGAACCTCGATGGTCTTCCCGCTCATGGTCCTTACAATGTCATCGGGCCTTTGGGCGCGTCCTCCCGGCATGTTCTCGGCCGCGGCGATAATGCCGTGAACCACGACATTGGGCCTGATTTGATGGAGGGACTGCATGACCGACAGGACCGTGCACGCTCCGGACTTGTCTATCTTCATGGTCTGCATCGCCTCCGAAGGCTTGAGGGAAAGGCCGCCGCTGTCGAAGGTCATCCCTTTCCCGATAATGGCGATGCTCTTTTTAGCGGATTTTCCACGCGGCCGGTAAGTCAGGTGGATGAATCTGGGCGGATTGCTGCTCCCCTGGGCCACACCGAGGTAGGCCCCCATTCCGAGGCCGGCGATCTGCTTCTCATTGAAGATCCTGCAGGAGAGACCTGTTTTTTTAGCGATCTGCCGGGCCGTGTTTGCAAGGGAGACCGGGTTGATCACATTTCCCGGTTCATTGACGAGGTCTCTCGCGAAGTTGGTGGCCTGGGCGGCCGTGGTCCCTTGCCGGATCCCTGCCTGGATTTTGGTTATGGACATCCCCGGTTCCACGAGGAAGGAGGCGCGTCTCAGTTCGTGCTTTTTTTCTTTCTTCTTGTACTTTTCAAAGGTATAGGCGCCGAGGAGGACCCCTTCGGCCGCGGATTCAGAGAGCTCTTTTTCATTGAGCCCCTTGCCTCCCCATCCGAAAAAAGGGCTCAGGAGGCTTTCTGCCTGGACGCTTTTTGCCGTCTGTACCATCTTTGCAAAGGTCCTGCGGTGACGGTCTGTTGTAAACTCCTTGCTTTTACCCAGGCCGATCAGGCAGACCCTCTTGGCAGAAATTCTCCCTAACGAATGGACAAGGAGGGTTTTTTCGAAATCTCCCTTG carries:
- a CDS encoding dihydroneopterin aldolase; amino-acid sequence: MSGNKIIIHGIEFYGYHGNLPQERELGQRFRVDLELIMDGIPAGSTDRIEDTIDYASVVNHVLEICRSEPCRLIEALAERIAEMLLEIFSPAEVQVRVTKPHPPIPAPVQSVGVEINRRRR
- a CDS encoding leucyl aminopeptidase yields the protein MKIQIYKGDILKAKADLLVVGIFEDDKKLKGPAAEVNAALKNALQGVMRDEDFKGDFEKTLLVHSLGRISAKRVCLIGLGKSKEFTTDRHRRTFAKMVQTAKSVQAESLLSPFFGWGGKGLNEKELSESAAEGVLLGAYTFEKYKKKEKKHELRRASFLVEPGMSITKIQAGIRQGTTAAQATNFARDLVNEPGNVINPVSLANTARQIAKKTGLSCRIFNEKQIAGLGMGAYLGVAQGSSNPPRFIHLTYRPRGKSAKKSIAIIGKGMTFDSGGLSLKPSEAMQTMKIDKSGACTVLSVMQSLHQIRPNVVVHGIIAAAENMPGGRAQRPDDIVRTMSGKTIEVLNTDAEGRLTLADALSYAVKLKPDQMIDLATLTGACVVALGEYTSGVMGNDQTFIDTFLKSAKEAGEQMWPLPFDDDMKEKLKSSVADLKNIGNRWGGAITAGMFLKEFVGDTPWIHIDIAGPAFHEKGWGCNPGGATGVGVRSLLRYISTL